The following proteins are co-located in the Sulfurovum sp. TSL6 genome:
- a CDS encoding efflux RND transporter permease subunit, which yields MEVYKINNIAGHLAKGFLSNPLTPVLAVAILLLGFLSLQIMPREEDPQIEVSGGSIIVAIPGATPSEITNVIIKPLERRIREIKGVEHVYGTAMNNVGMINVQYFIGQNREESNLKLYDKVMQNMDQLPKGTMPPLVKPFDIDIDIPILTVAFYKAGNKEIDTINLYKIIRELQQDINALDNVAKTTLKGVKKPQFNILIDLHKLSAYNISLGQVTQSVRSISTNAPEIDTRTSEGKLIVFGVQNALDNVEDLNELIIAQYRGSPIYLKNIAKVEYNYDIQNYDSASITYQEYTPGEEDASGEDKEEPGPILFRDAGDQITMTIAKLKGTNAVNIAQRAIEEIQKNKEKLLNHGVGFIVTRNYGTRANEAVNELVHHLEITILIIALILVPFLGWRESLVVTIAVPMILATTLFIALMTDQTINRITLFAFLLSLGLIVDDAIIVIENIHRRLHLKESEELEFDEIIIQSTDEIGPSTNIATIAIMLTMIPMGFVGGMMGQFMKPIPLNVPVALAISLFVAYVFAPYLARKFIKFESHPKSVEDEN from the coding sequence ATGGAAGTGTATAAAATAAATAATATTGCCGGACATCTTGCAAAAGGATTTTTAAGTAATCCTCTTACCCCTGTATTAGCTGTTGCTATTTTACTTTTGGGGTTTCTCTCTTTGCAGATCATGCCTAGGGAAGAAGATCCTCAGATAGAAGTGAGCGGTGGTTCTATCATCGTTGCTATACCTGGGGCTACACCTAGTGAGATCACCAATGTTATCATCAAACCTCTTGAAAGACGTATACGTGAGATTAAAGGTGTAGAACATGTTTACGGTACTGCGATGAATAATGTTGGTATGATCAACGTACAGTATTTTATCGGTCAAAACAGGGAAGAATCCAACCTCAAACTTTATGATAAAGTCATGCAAAACATGGATCAACTTCCCAAAGGTACCATGCCTCCGTTGGTCAAACCTTTTGACATCGATATCGATATCCCTATACTTACCGTAGCATTTTATAAAGCAGGCAATAAAGAGATCGATACGATCAATCTTTATAAGATCATACGTGAGCTTCAACAAGATATTAATGCTCTTGATAATGTAGCAAAAACCACACTCAAAGGTGTGAAGAAACCACAGTTCAATATCTTGATAGACTTGCATAAACTCTCTGCTTATAACATCTCTTTAGGGCAGGTGACACAATCTGTCAGGTCTATTTCCACGAATGCACCGGAGATAGACACAAGAACTTCAGAAGGCAAGCTTATCGTCTTTGGTGTGCAAAATGCCTTGGATAATGTGGAAGATCTTAATGAATTAATCATTGCCCAGTATAGAGGATCACCTATTTATCTGAAAAATATTGCCAAAGTGGAATATAACTACGATATCCAAAATTATGATTCAGCTTCCATTACTTACCAGGAATATACGCCAGGAGAAGAAGATGCCTCTGGTGAGGATAAAGAAGAACCTGGACCGATTCTATTTCGTGATGCTGGGGACCAGATCACTATGACCATAGCTAAACTGAAAGGAACCAACGCCGTAAATATAGCACAAAGAGCGATAGAGGAGATACAAAAGAATAAAGAAAAGTTGTTGAACCATGGCGTTGGGTTTATAGTGACACGTAATTATGGTACACGGGCGAATGAAGCGGTCAATGAACTTGTACATCACTTAGAGATCACTATACTTATTATTGCATTGATCCTGGTACCTTTCCTTGGTTGGAGAGAATCATTGGTTGTGACCATTGCCGTACCTATGATACTTGCGACCACACTTTTTATTGCATTAATGACCGATCAGACGATCAATCGTATCACCCTGTTTGCATTCCTCCTGAGTTTGGGACTGATCGTTGATGATGCGATCATTGTGATTGAGAACATACATAGAAGACTGCATCTTAAAGAATCTGAAGAACTTGAATTTGATGAGATCATCATCCAATCAACTGATGAGATAGGTCCTTCAACAAACATTGCAACTATCGCTATTATGCTTACGATGATCCCTATGGGATTTGTTGGAGGTATGATGGGACAATTTATGAAGCCTATTCCTCTGAATGTACCGGTTGCACTTGCTATTTCACTCTTTGTTGCGTATGTTTTTGCTCCATATCTAGCCCGTAAGTTTATTAAGTTTGAAAGTCATCCAAAGAGTGTTGAGGACGAGAATTGA
- a CDS encoding efflux RND transporter permease subunit has protein sequence MEKIVYNIINSKRNKWIVTLIVLFSMGAAVMMIPTKLVLARMLPGKSANTMSIYVDTATNASIQETQSVTTCIVNYLKQEKEITDMEVYLGQGAPLDYAGLVKGSALKRMKNQAEIVLNFTNKNDRDEPTYMMAHRLRPLIQNECGNIVPHTSIKFIEMPAGPPTLATIVVELYNENESTLRKMSAKVAKILKDTEGLVDVDVMQDDIYTKYNLVPDKEKIILSGLNVEQVNQIIYLAFKGMPIAEKNTKNQQDQIPIFLRLDDETRVVDEDTETSLLNKLFSLELMNDKGMMVPISEVVEVKSADSSPTIFRKNLKNMVTITAECDMVSQVYPLLEAREKMLELLKDEYTLSKVPGINTYMFDLIAVDKETGDEVLIRWDGEMKVSLDTFRDLGGAFIAALVLMFLLMVVYYKSFALSGIVLVGSFLSIIGVIVGHWITDKISLYAADTHFFLTATSLIGFISLMGISARSSLLLIDFSKSLIAHEGLEKKRAIAVATATRAKPIMLTAIAIILGSLLLATDPIFGGLGVALIFGSIAATLVSLYFIPVLMDNAKALMPHDHEFEDKDRSSTWCILTDNLKSLFPRKKEEKDEDKKEITHHDDTLLYEGYECEETDRTTWCTLIDNVKSYFPRKKETEDEEKKLVQTEGTSEYEEDESKEENKVTGYTTTFIDKVKSFFPNKSETETDEKHKMTLSSLIDKVKALLNLKTEDAIDHEYEKAKAERDFINLHNMGNKQFQKKDLDRAIEAYEKALKIKEDKGTSFKLELAKIQKEKEEKKQEQLDTTKDQKIQDSIKEEKNKDKSDSKKEKKSKKKKDDKE, from the coding sequence ATGGAAAAAATTGTCTATAACATCATTAACAGCAAACGTAACAAGTGGATCGTGACTCTCATTGTTCTTTTCTCTATGGGAGCTGCAGTCATGATGATACCTACGAAACTGGTACTTGCCCGTATGCTTCCAGGGAAGAGTGCTAATACTATGAGTATCTATGTCGATACTGCTACAAATGCATCTATTCAAGAAACACAATCCGTTACAACATGTATTGTCAACTATTTGAAACAAGAAAAAGAGATCACAGATATGGAGGTGTATCTGGGGCAGGGGGCACCGCTTGATTATGCAGGACTGGTCAAGGGAAGTGCACTTAAAAGGATGAAGAACCAGGCAGAGATAGTCCTTAATTTTACAAACAAAAATGATCGTGATGAACCTACGTATATGATGGCACATCGTTTACGGCCTCTTATCCAAAATGAATGTGGAAATATAGTCCCTCATACTTCTATCAAATTCATTGAGATGCCTGCGGGTCCTCCAACTTTAGCAACGATCGTTGTGGAACTCTATAATGAAAATGAGAGTACATTACGAAAAATGTCCGCTAAAGTCGCGAAGATACTTAAAGATACAGAAGGACTGGTTGATGTCGATGTAATGCAGGATGACATCTATACCAAATATAATCTTGTACCGGACAAGGAAAAGATCATATTAAGCGGACTTAATGTGGAGCAGGTCAACCAGATCATTTATCTTGCGTTCAAAGGGATGCCCATAGCTGAGAAAAATACAAAAAACCAGCAAGACCAAATTCCTATATTTCTGAGACTTGATGATGAAACACGTGTAGTTGACGAAGATACAGAAACTTCTTTGCTCAATAAACTCTTTTCATTAGAGCTTATGAATGATAAAGGAATGATGGTACCTATAAGTGAAGTAGTTGAGGTAAAAAGTGCGGACTCCAGTCCTACTATTTTTAGAAAAAACCTTAAAAATATGGTGACGATCACTGCAGAATGTGATATGGTAAGTCAAGTATATCCTTTACTTGAAGCCAGAGAAAAGATGCTAGAGTTACTTAAAGATGAATATACTTTGAGTAAAGTGCCAGGAATCAACACTTATATGTTTGATTTGATCGCAGTAGACAAAGAGACTGGGGATGAAGTACTTATACGCTGGGATGGTGAAATGAAAGTATCTCTTGATACCTTCCGGGATCTGGGTGGTGCATTTATCGCTGCTTTGGTGTTGATGTTTTTGCTGATGGTTGTGTATTATAAATCTTTTGCTTTAAGCGGTATTGTTCTTGTGGGGAGTTTCCTTTCTATAATAGGGGTTATTGTAGGGCATTGGATCACTGATAAGATATCACTCTATGCAGCAGATACACATTTCTTTCTTACGGCGACATCTCTAATAGGTTTTATCTCACTGATGGGGATCAGTGCTAGAAGTTCATTACTGCTGATAGACTTTTCAAAGTCTTTGATCGCCCATGAAGGTCTTGAGAAGAAAAGAGCCATAGCCGTTGCAACAGCTACACGTGCAAAACCTATCATGCTTACTGCTATTGCCATCATCCTCGGTAGTTTATTGCTGGCAACAGATCCTATCTTCGGTGGATTAGGTGTAGCACTTATTTTTGGAAGTATAGCGGCTACACTGGTTTCATTGTACTTCATCCCTGTATTGATGGATAATGCAAAGGCCTTGATGCCACATGACCATGAATTTGAAGATAAAGATCGGAGTAGTACATGGTGTATTTTGACGGATAATCTTAAGTCACTTTTCCCTAGAAAAAAAGAAGAAAAGGATGAGGATAAGAAAGAAATAACACATCATGATGATACGCTGCTATACGAAGGATATGAGTGTGAAGAAACAGACAGGACTACATGGTGCACTCTGATAGATAATGTCAAGTCATATTTCCCTCGCAAAAAAGAAACAGAAGATGAAGAGAAGAAACTCGTACAGACAGAAGGTACTTCGGAGTATGAAGAAGATGAGAGTAAAGAAGAAAATAAAGTAACAGGGTATACTACTACATTTATAGATAAGGTCAAGTCATTCTTCCCTAATAAATCTGAAACAGAGACTGATGAGAAGCATAAGATGACATTAAGCAGCTTGATCGATAAAGTAAAAGCATTGTTAAATTTAAAGACTGAAGATGCCATAGATCACGAATATGAAAAAGCAAAAGCTGAACGTGATTTCATAAACCTACATAACATGGGTAACAAGCAGTTTCAGAAAAAAGACCTGGATAGAGCTATTGAAGCGTATGAAAAAGCGTTAAAGATCAAAGAAGATAAAGGCACAAGTTTCAAACTTGAATTGGCTAAGATACAGAAAGAAAAAGAAGAAAAGAAACAAGAGCAATTAGACACTACAAAAGATCAAAAAATACAAGATAGTATTAAAGAAGAAAAAAATAAAGATAAGTCAGATTCTAAAAAAGAGAAAAAGTCTAAAAAGAAAAAAGACGATAAAGAGTAA
- a CDS encoding adenylate kinase translates to MKKLFLIIGAPGSGKTTDASIIAEKNSDTIVHYSTGDMLREEVASGSELGQTIESYISKGALVPLNIIVDTIVSAIKNAPVDNVLIDGYPRSTEQMTAFDELVSKEDDIELASVIEVRVSEQVAKDRILGRAAEAKPGEERSDDSVEVFFDRMKIYTDPLAEIQAFYTEKNLLEVISGERTLEEVVADMEAFVKSKI, encoded by the coding sequence ATGAAAAAACTATTTTTAATCATTGGCGCACCAGGTTCAGGGAAAACAACTGACGCAAGCATCATCGCTGAAAAAAACAGTGATACTATCGTACACTACTCTACTGGTGATATGCTAAGAGAAGAAGTGGCAAGCGGAAGCGAACTGGGTCAAACGATAGAAAGCTACATCTCTAAAGGTGCACTTGTACCACTGAACATCATCGTCGATACCATCGTATCTGCTATCAAAAATGCTCCTGTAGACAATGTTCTTATCGATGGTTACCCAAGAAGTACAGAGCAAATGACAGCATTTGATGAACTTGTATCTAAAGAAGATGACATTGAACTTGCATCAGTGATCGAAGTAAGAGTAAGCGAACAAGTAGCTAAAGACAGAATCCTTGGCCGTGCTGCAGAAGCTAAACCAGGTGAAGAGCGTTCAGATGACAGCGTAGAAGTATTCTTCGACAGAATGAAGATCTATACTGATCCATTGGCTGAAATTCAAGCATTTTACACTGAGAAAAACTTATTAGAAGTGATTTCTGGTGAAAGAACGCTTGAAGAAGTCGTTGCAGATATGGAAGCATTCGTAAAGAGCAAAATCTAA
- a CDS encoding DNA recombination protein RecN: protein MIERLYMRELVTFDEVELEFENGLVVLTGPSGAGKSVLMSAILSSFGYTTQGAAALCEVNLLKPLGLESDAYELENDLTLKTLKKEKLRYFIDGQNISKKALSEMFLPYVKYLSVRDKGGFESETLLEMIDDQLTTKDKTFKKSLKEYRKRYGNYKEKVSELSKIKEDEAKLAELIEYATYEVEKIASINPQAGEEEELLKIKQQLSRIDKIKDALSSATDIFSLEASVEEVYRLLDKDGSLFSDAMNQLRADFEETENLADELEEVNVEEVLDRLADLTTLKNRYGSIEEALAYKESKEKELSGYQNIEKDKSMLESFLALEFSELQIIASKLSQSRQKEAKMLEKSLAEYLRTLKLPPLTFVFSSGTLAESGMDSIEVMLGSSKTATLSGGEFNRVRLALMATTIPADKSKQGVLILDEIDANVSGDESIAIAEMIHKLSSVYQVFAISHQPHLSAKAGQHIVVTKVGQNSKVEVLNDMSRISEIARIIAGENPTDEALEFAKKLRA, encoded by the coding sequence TTGATAGAACGTTTATATATGCGTGAACTTGTTACTTTTGATGAAGTAGAATTAGAGTTCGAAAATGGATTGGTAGTTTTAACCGGACCCAGTGGAGCAGGTAAATCTGTACTGATGTCTGCGATACTTTCCAGTTTTGGATACACTACGCAAGGTGCGGCAGCACTGTGCGAAGTGAATTTGCTTAAGCCACTCGGATTAGAAAGTGATGCTTATGAACTTGAGAATGATCTGACATTAAAAACACTTAAAAAAGAGAAGCTTCGTTATTTTATAGATGGGCAAAATATCTCTAAAAAGGCTTTGAGTGAAATGTTTCTGCCTTATGTCAAGTATCTGTCTGTACGTGACAAAGGCGGCTTTGAGTCTGAAACACTGTTAGAGATGATCGATGATCAGCTTACAACTAAAGATAAAACGTTTAAAAAGTCTTTAAAAGAGTATAGAAAACGTTATGGAAATTATAAAGAAAAAGTTTCAGAGCTCTCAAAGATAAAAGAAGATGAAGCAAAGCTTGCTGAACTCATAGAGTATGCTACGTATGAAGTAGAAAAAATAGCTTCTATCAACCCGCAAGCAGGGGAAGAAGAAGAGTTGCTCAAGATCAAACAGCAGCTTTCTCGTATTGACAAGATAAAAGATGCACTTTCAAGCGCCACAGACATTTTTTCTTTAGAAGCAAGTGTTGAAGAGGTCTATAGGCTTTTAGATAAAGACGGGTCACTATTTAGTGATGCAATGAATCAACTTCGTGCTGATTTTGAAGAGACAGAAAATCTTGCAGATGAACTCGAAGAGGTCAATGTAGAAGAAGTATTGGATCGTCTAGCTGACCTTACAACACTGAAAAACCGTTATGGAAGTATAGAAGAAGCTTTAGCCTATAAAGAATCTAAAGAGAAAGAACTTTCCGGATATCAAAATATAGAAAAAGACAAGAGTATGTTGGAATCGTTTTTAGCTTTGGAGTTTTCAGAGTTACAGATCATCGCTTCAAAACTCTCTCAGTCACGTCAAAAAGAAGCAAAGATGCTAGAAAAATCTTTAGCAGAGTATTTGAGAACTCTCAAACTCCCTCCACTGACGTTTGTATTCTCCTCTGGAACTTTAGCAGAAAGCGGAATGGACAGTATAGAGGTGATGCTTGGATCTTCAAAAACAGCCACACTGAGTGGAGGAGAATTTAACCGTGTACGTTTGGCTCTGATGGCAACGACGATCCCTGCGGATAAGAGTAAGCAAGGTGTGCTTATTCTGGATGAAATAGACGCCAATGTGAGTGGTGATGAATCCATCGCGATAGCAGAGATGATACATAAACTCTCATCTGTGTACCAGGTTTTTGCGATCTCTCATCAGCCGCATCTTTCGGCAAAAGCGGGACAACATATTGTCGTAACAAAAGTAGGGCAGAACAGTAAGGTAGAAGTACTCAATGATATGAGTCGTATTTCTGAAATAGCGAGGATCATTGCAGGAGAAAATCCTACGGATGAAGCATTGGAGTTTGCTAAAAAGTTAAGAGCTTAA
- a CDS encoding Hpt domain-containing protein, protein MHSLTIISIFVFIVVLVIFLEYRNEKKYQENKCQKRQAPTTSTKRTTSSEEPKVVTPKPTRVPKPEPEVKPEHVVEVKPEPEVKEEPKPEPKKEVPAETKKLPEANYPQFTHVRLIEMGLSDEEAQEFVGELIPQIETEIPLIEAAIQEGDFHKVEKLTHGIKGSATNLGTGGVADLLSDYNTYVKTGTDADIAKAYLEHLKHYNNELKAQYA, encoded by the coding sequence ATGCATTCATTAACTATCATCTCTATCTTTGTTTTTATCGTCGTTTTAGTTATCTTTCTCGAATATAGAAATGAAAAAAAATATCAGGAAAATAAATGTCAAAAACGTCAAGCACCAACTACTAGTACTAAACGTACCACTTCTTCAGAAGAACCTAAAGTAGTCACTCCTAAACCTACACGAGTACCAAAACCTGAACCAGAAGTAAAACCCGAACATGTAGTGGAGGTCAAACCAGAACCAGAGGTAAAAGAAGAACCAAAACCTGAACCTAAAAAAGAAGTACCTGCAGAAACAAAAAAATTGCCTGAGGCGAATTATCCTCAGTTCACCCATGTTCGTCTAATAGAAATGGGACTTTCAGATGAAGAAGCACAAGAGTTTGTCGGTGAACTTATACCGCAGATTGAAACAGAGATCCCTCTTATAGAAGCAGCCATACAAGAAGGAGATTTTCATAAAGTAGAAAAATTGACACACGGGATCAAAGGTTCAGCAACCAACTTGGGTACAGGTGGCGTCGCAGACCTTTTGAGTGATTATAATACCTATGTAAAAACCGGGACAGATGCTGACATAGCCAAAGCGTACCTCGAACATCTCAAACACTATAATAATGAGCTCAAAGCACAATATGCTTAA
- a CDS encoding OmpP1/FadL family transporter: MNIRTTRTLGKLITLSLITSTMIHATNGDNLIAVGTKARGMGGVGIAMSHGAESALSNGALITSVESNEIGFGGTVFMPDIKTEIKSSFFADGELTSDADMNMIPEVSLAHKIDENWYIGVGMWGTGGMGTDYQDNEPQNASTGTFGNFRMVTNLQLMQFGIPIAYKTGGLSLAITPVLQYGNLDINYVIPANGFGAGPATDQHIGAGLAQDFGFGYNLGLAYDLSANGVDGLTLGAMYKSAIEMDYDYQLTNAVAPFQAFGPALPITDTLEQPEEFGVGIAYSMGQHTLAFDYTKIKWSDAKGYKDFGWDDSDVYAVGYQYTENEWTLRLGYNHADSAVVEVPEARLNFFNLLGFPATAEDHYTVGASYEFSRQFSLDLAYVYQDNNNETYDVSALFGPDATVSTDHAEDSVSFQLAYKF, translated from the coding sequence ATGAACATAAGAACAACAAGAACATTAGGGAAATTGATCACACTTTCACTCATCACTTCAACGATGATACATGCAACAAACGGAGATAATCTTATCGCTGTAGGTACTAAAGCAAGAGGTATGGGTGGTGTTGGCATTGCTATGAGTCATGGTGCAGAATCTGCATTAAGCAATGGTGCACTTATAACAAGTGTGGAAAGCAATGAAATCGGGTTTGGTGGTACGGTGTTTATGCCAGATATTAAAACAGAAATTAAATCTAGTTTTTTTGCTGATGGTGAGCTCACAAGTGATGCAGATATGAATATGATTCCAGAAGTATCACTTGCACATAAGATCGATGAAAATTGGTACATAGGTGTTGGTATGTGGGGTACTGGTGGAATGGGTACTGATTACCAAGACAATGAGCCACAAAATGCTTCTACTGGAACATTTGGTAACTTTAGAATGGTTACAAACCTTCAACTTATGCAGTTTGGTATACCTATCGCCTATAAAACGGGTGGATTAAGCCTTGCCATCACACCTGTACTTCAATATGGAAACTTAGATATTAATTACGTCATACCAGCAAATGGATTTGGAGCGGGACCAGCTACCGATCAACATATAGGTGCTGGACTGGCACAGGACTTTGGTTTTGGATATAACTTGGGACTTGCCTATGACTTATCAGCAAATGGAGTAGACGGTCTTACTTTAGGTGCAATGTATAAATCTGCCATAGAGATGGATTATGATTATCAACTCACTAATGCTGTTGCTCCATTTCAAGCATTTGGTCCAGCTCTTCCTATAACAGATACACTTGAACAACCTGAAGAATTTGGTGTAGGTATCGCATATAGTATGGGTCAGCACACTTTAGCATTTGATTACACAAAAATAAAATGGTCTGATGCTAAAGGCTATAAGGACTTTGGTTGGGATGATTCTGATGTTTACGCAGTAGGTTATCAATATACAGAAAACGAATGGACCCTAAGACTAGGCTATAATCATGCAGATTCCGCGGTAGTAGAAGTACCGGAGGCAAGACTAAACTTCTTTAACCTTTTAGGATTCCCTGCAACTGCAGAAGACCACTATACAGTGGGTGCTAGTTACGAATTCAGCAGACAGTTTTCTCTTGATCTAGCCTATGTGTATCAAGACAATAATAATGAAACATATGATGTAAGTGCCTTATTTGGACCAGATGCAACTGTAAGCACTGATCATGCAGAAGACAGTGTTTCTTTCCAGTTAGCCTATAAATTTTAA
- the aspS gene encoding aspartate--tRNA ligase, with protein MRTHYCAEVNEEHIGQEVTVAGWVSSRRDHGGLIFIDLRDKDEVVQLVCDPADNANAHKIAEEVRDQFVLIAKGKVRARGEGLENPKLKTGKIEIVVDDLTIENRSKPMPFDLNDEKVNEEIKLKHRYLELRTQRSYDIFKLRSKATIAARNSLDELDFLEVETPIITKSTPEGARDYLVPSRVHPGEFYALPQSPQLFKQLLMVGGFDRYFQIAKCFRDEDLRADRQPEFTQIDVEMSFCDQEDVIAVAEKLIHNVFSACGFDIPTTFKRMPHFEAMEKYGSDKPDMRYDLAMVDVIDIFERCDNEIFSKIAKSPKKNRIKALKVPKGDEIFSKRQMKGFEEYVRKFGASGLGYFQMKEDGLKGPLAKFFTEEDIQAIIDRCELEVGDAVFFGAGEKKLVWDYMGRFRIYLAETMDIIPKDTFEFLWVMDFPMFEVEEGKVKALHHPFTQPKSLDYEDIEEIESIAYDIVLNGTELGGGSIRIHKEEVQSEIFKLLGIDEEEAQEKFGFLLDALKFGAPPHGGFALGLDRLIMLMTGASSIREVIAFPKTQKAQCLLTQAPSFVDAEQLKDLSLRIRQTPTA; from the coding sequence ATGAGAACACATTATTGTGCAGAAGTAAATGAAGAACATATTGGACAGGAAGTTACCGTTGCAGGTTGGGTCTCTTCCCGTAGAGATCATGGTGGACTTATATTCATCGACCTTAGAGACAAAGATGAAGTAGTACAGCTTGTTTGTGATCCAGCAGACAATGCGAATGCGCATAAAATAGCTGAGGAAGTCAGAGATCAATTTGTATTGATAGCTAAAGGTAAAGTACGTGCCAGAGGTGAAGGGCTGGAAAACCCTAAACTTAAAACGGGGAAGATCGAGATCGTAGTTGACGATCTTACTATAGAAAACCGTTCTAAACCTATGCCTTTTGACCTCAATGATGAGAAAGTAAATGAAGAGATCAAACTTAAACACCGTTATTTAGAACTGCGTACACAAAGATCTTACGATATCTTCAAACTTCGTTCAAAAGCAACAATCGCTGCACGTAACTCACTTGATGAACTGGACTTCCTTGAAGTTGAAACACCTATCATTACCAAATCTACACCTGAGGGTGCGAGAGATTACCTTGTACCTTCGCGTGTACACCCTGGTGAATTTTATGCACTTCCGCAGTCACCACAGCTTTTCAAACAACTTTTGATGGTTGGTGGTTTCGACCGTTACTTCCAAATAGCAAAATGTTTCAGAGATGAAGACTTGAGAGCAGACAGACAACCTGAGTTTACGCAAATAGATGTTGAAATGTCTTTCTGTGATCAGGAAGACGTAATAGCAGTTGCTGAAAAACTGATACATAATGTATTTTCAGCATGTGGTTTTGACATTCCTACTACATTTAAACGTATGCCTCACTTTGAAGCGATGGAAAAATACGGTTCAGATAAACCAGACATGCGTTATGATCTGGCAATGGTAGATGTGATAGACATTTTTGAAAGATGTGATAATGAGATCTTCTCAAAAATAGCAAAATCTCCTAAGAAAAACCGTATTAAAGCACTAAAAGTGCCAAAAGGTGATGAGATCTTCTCAAAACGTCAAATGAAAGGTTTTGAAGAGTATGTACGTAAATTTGGTGCCTCTGGTCTTGGTTACTTCCAAATGAAAGAAGATGGTCTTAAAGGTCCACTTGCCAAATTCTTCACTGAAGAAGACATTCAGGCTATCATCGACAGATGTGAGCTTGAAGTAGGTGATGCTGTCTTCTTTGGTGCAGGTGAGAAAAAACTGGTATGGGATTATATGGGTCGCTTCCGTATCTATCTTGCAGAAACGATGGATATCATTCCTAAAGATACGTTTGAGTTCTTATGGGTGATGGACTTCCCTATGTTCGAAGTGGAAGAAGGTAAGGTTAAAGCACTTCACCATCCGTTTACACAGCCAAAATCACTGGATTATGAAGATATCGAAGAGATTGAGTCTATCGCTTATGACATCGTACTTAATGGTACAGAGCTCGGTGGTGGGTCTATCCGTATCCATAAAGAAGAGGTTCAATCAGAGATCTTTAAATTGCTGGGTATCGATGAAGAAGAGGCTCAAGAGAAGTTTGGATTCTTACTTGATGCACTCAAATTCGGTGCACCGCCACATGGTGGTTTTGCCCTAGGTCTTGACAGACTGATCATGCTTATGACCGGTGCTTCAAGTATCCGTGAAGTCATCGCATTCCCTAAAACACAAAAAGCACAGTGTCTTCTTACACAAGCACCAAGCTTTGTAGATGCAGAACAGCTTAAAGACCTGAGCCTTAGAATCAGACAAACACCAACAGCATAA
- a CDS encoding NAD(+)/NADH kinase, whose product MSNEKLSQIKTAGFILKPNDPEIKTLYERIKAQFESKGISVILAERSAQRVGLEGMVFEKMCEKSDFLVSLGGDGTLLSLVRRSHGHNKPVVGINAGNLGFLADVTIDDVELFLEQLIRDEYRIDERMMIEGYIERKNGQKEPFFAFNDVVITRPVVSKIATIYASIDGERFNTYKGDGLIIATPTGSTAYNLAAGGPVMYPLTQALIMTPILAHSLTQRPLVVPADFTIELSSPEERVIAVIDGQDDYEMVPEDVLVIRGAKRGAKLLHRKERNYFSVLREKLSWGDEN is encoded by the coding sequence ATGAGTAATGAAAAATTATCACAGATAAAAACTGCAGGGTTTATTTTAAAACCCAATGACCCAGAGATAAAAACACTTTATGAACGGATCAAGGCACAGTTCGAATCTAAAGGAATTTCTGTGATCTTAGCAGAACGTTCAGCGCAGAGGGTAGGTCTAGAAGGGATGGTTTTTGAAAAAATGTGTGAAAAATCAGATTTTTTAGTCTCTTTGGGCGGTGATGGTACTTTACTTTCACTGGTGCGTCGTTCTCATGGACATAATAAACCTGTTGTGGGTATTAATGCAGGCAATTTAGGTTTTCTGGCTGATGTGACCATCGATGATGTAGAGTTGTTTTTGGAACAACTGATCAGAGATGAATATCGCATAGATGAACGTATGATGATAGAAGGGTATATAGAAAGAAAAAATGGTCAAAAAGAGCCATTTTTTGCTTTTAACGATGTGGTTATCACACGTCCTGTAGTCTCGAAGATCGCAACCATATATGCATCTATTGATGGTGAAAGATTCAATACCTATAAAGGGGATGGACTGATCATTGCGACACCAACAGGATCAACTGCATATAATCTTGCAGCAGGCGGTCCTGTCATGTATCCATTGACACAGGCACTCATTATGACACCCATATTGGCACATTCTTTAACACAGCGTCCTCTAGTTGTTCCTGCTGATTTTACGATCGAGCTTTCTTCCCCTGAAGAACGTGTCATTGCAGTGATAGACGGACAAGATGATTATGAGATGGTTCCGGAAGATGTACTGGTGATCAGGGGTGCAAAACGGGGTGCAAAACTTTTGCATAGAAAAGAACGCAATTATTTCTCTGTATTGAGAGAAAAACTTTCATGGGGTGATGAAAATTGA